The following proteins are co-located in the Nocardia bhagyanarayanae genome:
- a CDS encoding VOC family protein, producing the protein MTDDITAIHHTGILTRDLDGLERVYRALGFTLSPRSRHLLSARPGATPQAGCTANLCALFGGSYIELLGIVDESAPDPWHTTAMADQYEGFRILNLDTDDAAATHARLAALGMRTSGVLDLERDVDTVEGARTVRARAVHLDPRTTPEGYLGLAQHLTREYVHQPRYLSHPNGARGIAAVLIVADGDEFDGIARRYADLLGAGWTDERPLSVLEHKDVRLELVRAADAPDVLPGESAPAPSYLAAMTIRVDDVAAARELVERGDIPTRTTAGGFFVSGRDAYGAGLFFTAR; encoded by the coding sequence ATGACCGACGACATCACCGCCATTCACCACACCGGCATCCTCACCCGCGACCTTGACGGCCTCGAACGCGTCTACCGCGCCCTGGGGTTCACCCTCAGCCCGCGATCGCGGCACCTGCTGAGCGCGCGGCCCGGTGCGACACCGCAAGCGGGATGCACCGCGAATCTGTGCGCCCTGTTCGGCGGGTCCTACATCGAATTGCTCGGCATCGTCGACGAATCCGCGCCGGATCCCTGGCACACCACGGCGATGGCGGATCAGTACGAAGGCTTCCGCATCCTGAACCTCGACACCGACGACGCGGCCGCCACGCACGCGCGGCTCGCGGCGCTGGGCATGCGGACCTCGGGCGTGCTCGACCTCGAGCGCGACGTCGACACCGTCGAGGGAGCGCGCACGGTCCGGGCTCGCGCCGTCCACCTCGACCCGCGCACCACGCCCGAGGGCTATCTCGGCCTCGCCCAACACCTCACCCGCGAGTACGTGCACCAGCCGCGATACCTGTCGCATCCGAACGGCGCCCGCGGCATCGCCGCGGTGCTGATCGTGGCCGACGGCGACGAATTCGACGGCATCGCAAGGCGATACGCCGACCTGCTCGGCGCCGGCTGGACCGACGAGCGCCCGCTCTCGGTCCTCGAGCACAAGGACGTGCGCCTGGAACTGGTGCGCGCCGCCGACGCCCCCGACGTGCTGCCCGGCGAATCCGCCCCGGCCCCTTCCTATCTGGCCGCGATGACGATCCGCGTCGACGACGTGGCCGCGGCGCGCGAGTTGGTGGAGCGCGGCGACATCCCCACCCGCACCACGGCGGGCGGGTTCTTCGTGTCCGGCCGTGACGCGTACGGAGCCGGGCTGTTCTTCACCGCGCGGTGA
- a CDS encoding AsnC family transcriptional regulator → MKTEALDAVDLGLLHALQVDGRAPFSRIAEVLSVSDRTIARRFARLAAAGTVRVTGVADSGRTGTAEWVVRLRIRPHRADDLAHALAARPDTAWVTVLSSGAEIVCVFRTAAAEPAPLPALARHSDVLGVDAQRLVRHLTRRRWHGRTSALDADQVSVLRAELPVAGGPIALTDLDRRMLPRLAADGRASYPGLAGALGWSESAVRRRLDELRRARVLRFDVEVDAALLGYAFQCVLWLTVTPRHLAAVGAALTEDPEIAFAGATTGPHNIIAVAICRDADAVFDYVVERVGALPGVERLDTAPVTRYAKRAAPALTAR, encoded by the coding sequence ATGAAGACGGAGGCGCTCGACGCGGTCGACCTCGGACTGCTGCACGCCCTCCAGGTGGACGGAAGGGCGCCGTTCAGCAGGATCGCGGAGGTCCTGTCCGTCTCCGATCGGACTATCGCGCGGCGATTCGCGCGCCTGGCCGCCGCCGGGACGGTCCGGGTGACCGGCGTTGCCGACAGCGGACGCACCGGAACGGCGGAATGGGTGGTGCGCCTGCGGATTCGGCCACACCGCGCCGACGACCTCGCGCACGCGCTGGCCGCGCGACCGGACACCGCCTGGGTGACGGTGCTGTCCAGCGGCGCCGAGATCGTCTGCGTCTTCCGCACCGCCGCCGCCGAGCCGGCGCCGCTGCCCGCGCTGGCCAGGCATTCCGACGTCCTCGGCGTCGACGCGCAGCGGCTGGTCCGCCATCTCACGCGCAGACGCTGGCACGGCCGCACGTCCGCGCTGGACGCCGATCAGGTCTCCGTGCTGCGCGCCGAGCTGCCGGTTGCCGGCGGGCCGATCGCGCTGACCGACCTGGACCGGCGCATGCTGCCCCGATTGGCCGCCGACGGGCGGGCGAGCTATCCGGGTCTGGCCGGCGCGCTCGGCTGGTCGGAATCCGCGGTGCGGCGCAGGCTGGACGAATTGCGGCGGGCGCGCGTGCTCCGGTTCGACGTCGAGGTGGACGCCGCGCTGCTCGGCTACGCGTTCCAGTGTGTGCTGTGGCTGACGGTGACGCCCCGGCACCTCGCCGCGGTCGGCGCGGCGCTGACCGAGGACCCGGAGATCGCGTTCGCGGGCGCCACCACCGGACCGCACAACATCATCGCCGTGGCGATCTGCCGCGACGCGGATGCGGTGTTCGACTACGTCGTCGAGCGGGTGGGCGCGCTGCCCGGCGTGGAACGATTGGACACCGCTCCGGTCACCCGGTACGCCAAGCGCGCGGCGCCCGCGCTCACCGCGCGGTGA
- a CDS encoding CorA family divalent cation transporter produces the protein MTSSLGTPTDRFDTEVLGLHWIPLSASDEDTAAVLRERLGIDFSRSHDRIWETGDFVYLPVAATYLRGDTVRRETIVFALGGDFVVTSQSAEPFAPFDRAVAEMGRRPALAGSPHGVLYALLRSLNEAAEGVLGRARSGLAALAREMDAAVDGGDRIREVAELRAAVADLDAAEDAVTMVRDTQRDLARATRRLLAEHGDRAGELSGAIGHLLADIEDVRQRAVAEHDRARYLQHSLLIRLELQQARTVKILALSAALLSIALLALCYFATLA, from the coding sequence ATGACCAGCTCGCTCGGCACGCCCACCGACCGCTTCGACACCGAAGTGCTCGGTCTGCACTGGATTCCGCTGTCGGCGTCCGACGAGGACACCGCGGCCGTGTTGCGCGAACGCCTCGGCATCGACTTCTCCCGCAGTCACGACCGGATTTGGGAGACAGGCGATTTCGTCTACCTACCGGTCGCGGCGACCTACCTGCGCGGCGACACGGTTCGGCGCGAGACGATCGTCTTCGCGCTCGGCGGCGATTTCGTGGTCACCTCGCAATCGGCGGAACCGTTCGCGCCCTTCGACCGCGCCGTCGCCGAGATGGGCCGCAGACCCGCCCTCGCCGGTTCGCCGCACGGGGTGCTCTACGCCCTGCTCCGCTCGCTGAACGAGGCCGCCGAAGGCGTGCTCGGACGCGCACGGTCGGGGCTGGCCGCGCTCGCTCGCGAGATGGACGCCGCCGTCGACGGCGGCGACCGGATCCGCGAGGTCGCCGAACTGCGCGCCGCGGTCGCCGACCTGGACGCCGCGGAGGACGCCGTCACCATGGTCCGGGACACCCAGCGCGATCTCGCCCGCGCGACCCGCCGCCTGCTCGCCGAACACGGTGACCGCGCCGGGGAACTGAGCGGCGCGATCGGCCACCTGCTCGCCGACATCGAGGACGTGCGCCAGCGCGCGGTCGCCGAACACGACCGCGCCCGCTACCTCCAGCACTCGCTGCTCATCCGCCTCGAGTTGCAGCAAGCCCGAACCGTCAAGATCCTCGCCCTTTCCGCCGCGCTCCTGTCCATCGCCCTGCTCGCGCTCTGCTACTTCGCGACCCTCGCCTGA
- a CDS encoding S1C family serine protease → MDAYSRTVVSVAESVTPHVASVRTRRGTGSAVVFTDDGSLLTNAHVIGAASHGEVVFADGVESRFDMVGVDPLSDLAVLRARGGGPGAAVLGDADKLVVGQLVVAVGSPLGLAGSVTAGVVSALGRAVPVASRRAGRVIEDVIQTDAALNPGNSGGALADSAGRVVGINTAVAGIGLGLAIPINATTRRIIATLRAEGRVRRAYLGLVGVPAPLPSDVAERTGQRAGVRIVEVVRGAPAEAAGLRRGDLVLSVARAEVRDAQGIQRQLFADAIGRPVPVTVLRNGAMVDVIALPSELTVD, encoded by the coding sequence ATGGACGCGTACTCGCGAACGGTGGTGTCGGTGGCCGAATCGGTCACGCCGCACGTGGCAAGCGTGCGGACGCGGCGGGGGACCGGTTCGGCGGTCGTGTTCACCGACGACGGATCTCTGCTGACCAACGCGCACGTCATCGGCGCGGCGTCGCACGGGGAGGTGGTGTTCGCCGACGGCGTGGAGTCCCGGTTCGACATGGTCGGCGTCGACCCGCTCTCCGATCTCGCGGTGCTGCGCGCCCGCGGCGGCGGCCCGGGCGCGGCGGTGCTCGGTGACGCGGACAAGCTCGTCGTCGGGCAGCTCGTGGTCGCGGTCGGTAGCCCGCTCGGTCTGGCGGGGTCGGTGACCGCGGGCGTGGTGAGCGCGCTCGGCCGCGCGGTGCCGGTCGCCTCGCGCCGCGCGGGACGGGTGATCGAGGACGTCATCCAGACCGACGCGGCGCTGAATCCCGGCAATTCCGGTGGCGCGCTGGCCGATTCGGCGGGACGGGTGGTGGGCATCAACACCGCCGTCGCGGGAATCGGTCTGGGACTTGCCATTCCGATCAACGCCACCACCCGCCGCATCATCGCAACCCTGCGCGCCGAGGGGCGCGTCCGCCGCGCCTACCTCGGGCTGGTCGGCGTCCCGGCGCCGCTGCCGTCCGACGTGGCAGAGCGGACCGGTCAGCGGGCGGGTGTGCGCATCGTGGAGGTGGTGCGCGGCGCACCCGCCGAGGCCGCCGGATTGCGCCGTGGCGATTTGGTGCTCAGCGTCGCGCGCGCCGAAGTCCGCGACGCCCAGGGCATCCAGCGTCAGTTGTTCGCAGACGCCATCGGCAGGCCAGTTCCGGTCACCGTGCTGCGCAACGGGGCGATGGTCGACGTGATCGCCCTGCCGAGCGAGCTGACCGTCGACTGA
- a CDS encoding TVP38/TMEM64 family protein — MTRLLRNPRILALLVGVGALFVAALLVPLPGPTQIQQWADSVGPWFPLLFFGVYSILAVAPLPRTVLTVSCGVLFGSLLGTAIALSATVVAAGMALVLVRALDRNKVASRLTHPAVRAIDERLERRGWLAVGSLRLISFAPFSVVNYCCGLSSIRFWPYLAATFVGSAPGTIATVVLADALTGGSHPAMLVVSGVCLAIGLLGLVVDARWRPETRDAEIERSDELLVARD, encoded by the coding sequence GTGACCAGGCTGCTCCGTAACCCGCGTATCCTCGCCCTGCTCGTCGGTGTGGGTGCGCTGTTCGTCGCGGCGCTGCTCGTCCCGCTACCCGGTCCGACACAGATCCAGCAGTGGGCGGACTCGGTCGGCCCGTGGTTCCCACTGCTGTTCTTCGGGGTCTACTCGATTCTCGCAGTGGCGCCGCTGCCGCGCACGGTACTGACCGTCAGCTGCGGTGTGCTTTTCGGATCATTGCTCGGCACGGCGATCGCACTCTCGGCCACCGTCGTCGCCGCCGGGATGGCGCTCGTTCTGGTGCGCGCGCTGGATCGCAACAAGGTCGCGTCGCGGCTCACCCATCCCGCCGTGCGCGCCATCGACGAGCGGCTGGAGCGGCGCGGCTGGCTGGCCGTCGGTTCGCTGCGGCTGATCTCGTTCGCGCCGTTCTCGGTGGTCAACTACTGCTGCGGGCTTTCCTCTATTCGCTTCTGGCCGTATCTCGCCGCCACCTTCGTCGGTTCCGCGCCGGGCACCATCGCCACCGTGGTCCTCGCCGACGCGCTGACCGGCGGCTCCCATCCCGCGATGCTGGTGGTCTCGGGCGTGTGTCTGGCCATCGGGCTGCTCGGGCTCGTCGTCGACGCCCGCTGGCGGCCCGAGACCCGGGACGCCGAGATCGAGCGTTCCGACGAACTCCTGGTCGCGCGCGACTGA
- a CDS encoding methylmalonyl-CoA mutase family protein, giving the protein MPIASDPSPGAGLAERPEGTDPVPQYGAWRKGVAGVLAKARRVDIAELPDEPEQLLAQTTYDGLTVAPLYTRRDERPELPLPGAFPFVRGRDAARDVHRGWYVSAFVGPGDGAAAKREILAGLENGISAIWLGVGERGVPLAELPAALDGLLFELAPLTLDAGAQVSSAAATLFEVLDSYAAPERADIQLSLGAAPLTSRFAGVADAELSETVALAAQSIARAETVRAITVDGTVFHDAGASDAQELGAAVAAGLEYLRALTEGQDIADALGQLEFRFAATDDQFATIAKFRAARKLWARVAHACGAPDFGGAPQHAVTSAAMMSQRDPWVNMLRTTLAAFGAGVGGADTVTVLPFDSALPAGELGVSKSFADRMARNTQLLLLEESHLGHVQDPGAGSWYVEDLTAELAAKAWAFMQELEAAGGYVAALESGLLAERIAATKAARDSDVAHRKTAVTGVNEFPNLAERPLSDAARTPSRVARYGAAFEALRDRSDVYLAANGARPKALLVPLGTVAEHNVRVTFIANLLASGGIESINPGPLDVAGIASAAQEADARIAVLCGSDARYGAEAGAAVEALRAAGVETVLLAGAAKAVAELSGTQRPDGFLAAKIDAVAALSGLLEKVGA; this is encoded by the coding sequence ATGCCGATTGCTTCAGATCCGTCTCCGGGCGCCGGGCTCGCGGAGCGTCCGGAGGGCACGGATCCGGTTCCCCAGTACGGTGCGTGGCGCAAAGGCGTCGCGGGTGTGCTCGCCAAGGCGCGCAGGGTCGACATCGCCGAGTTGCCGGACGAGCCGGAGCAGCTGCTCGCGCAGACCACCTACGACGGGCTCACCGTCGCCCCGCTCTACACCCGGCGCGACGAGCGGCCGGAACTGCCGTTGCCCGGCGCCTTCCCCTTCGTGCGCGGCCGCGACGCCGCGCGCGACGTGCATCGCGGCTGGTACGTCAGCGCCTTCGTCGGTCCCGGCGACGGCGCGGCGGCCAAGCGCGAGATCCTGGCCGGACTGGAGAACGGCATCAGCGCGATCTGGCTCGGCGTCGGCGAGCGCGGCGTTCCCCTGGCCGAGCTGCCCGCGGCGCTGGACGGCCTGCTCTTCGAGCTGGCGCCGCTGACCCTCGACGCAGGCGCGCAGGTGTCCTCCGCCGCCGCAACGCTTTTCGAGGTGCTCGACTCCTATGCGGCGCCGGAGCGCGCAGATATCCAGCTCTCCCTCGGCGCGGCGCCGCTCACCAGCCGTTTCGCGGGCGTCGCCGACGCGGAGCTGTCGGAGACCGTCGCGCTGGCCGCACAGTCGATCGCCCGTGCGGAGACGGTGCGCGCGATCACCGTGGACGGCACCGTCTTCCACGACGCGGGCGCCTCGGACGCGCAGGAGCTCGGCGCCGCGGTGGCCGCGGGCCTGGAGTACCTGCGCGCGCTCACCGAGGGCCAGGACATCGCGGACGCGCTCGGCCAGCTGGAATTCCGATTCGCCGCCACCGACGACCAGTTCGCGACGATCGCGAAATTCCGTGCCGCGCGCAAGCTCTGGGCCCGCGTCGCGCACGCCTGCGGCGCCCCGGACTTCGGCGGCGCACCGCAGCACGCGGTCACGTCCGCGGCCATGATGAGCCAGCGCGACCCCTGGGTGAACATGCTGCGCACCACGCTCGCGGCCTTCGGCGCGGGCGTCGGCGGCGCGGACACCGTCACGGTGCTGCCGTTCGACTCGGCGCTGCCCGCCGGTGAGCTGGGCGTGTCCAAGTCGTTCGCGGATCGCATGGCCCGCAACACCCAACTGCTGCTGCTGGAGGAGTCGCACCTCGGTCACGTCCAGGATCCGGGCGCCGGCTCCTGGTATGTCGAGGACCTGACCGCCGAATTGGCCGCCAAGGCTTGGGCTTTCATGCAGGAGCTGGAGGCCGCGGGCGGTTACGTCGCCGCGCTGGAGTCGGGTCTGCTCGCCGAGCGCATCGCCGCCACCAAGGCCGCCCGCGATTCCGATGTCGCGCACCGCAAGACCGCCGTGACGGGTGTCAACGAATTCCCGAACCTGGCCGAGCGGCCGCTCTCCGACGCCGCCCGCACGCCGAGCCGGGTCGCCCGCTACGGCGCGGCCTTCGAAGCGCTGCGCGACCGCTCCGATGTGTATCTGGCGGCCAACGGGGCCCGGCCGAAGGCGCTGCTCGTGCCGCTCGGCACAGTGGCCGAGCACAATGTGCGGGTCACCTTCATCGCGAACCTGCTGGCCTCCGGCGGTATCGAATCGATCAACCCCGGCCCCCTGGACGTGGCCGGAATAGCTTCCGCCGCACAAGAAGCCGACGCCCGGATCGCGGTCCTCTGCGGTTCGGACGCGCGCTACGGCGCGGAGGCAGGCGCGGCGGTCGAGGCGCTGCGCGCGGCGGGTGTGGAAACGGTGCTGCTCGCGGGCGCGGCGAAGGCCGTCGCCGAGCTGAGCGGCACGCAGCGCCCGGACGGATTCCTCGCCGCGAAGATCGACGCGGTGGCGGCGCTGTCCGGCCTGCTGGAGAAGGTGGGAGCCTGA
- the scpA gene encoding methylmalonyl-CoA mutase, whose protein sequence is MTTREIKHVIGNFAEVPLDEHAPEPAAVDAAQVEAYVAGAAAANNHTPEQLVWSTPEGIDVPPVFTKADRDAVAAAGYPLDSVPGVAPFVRGPYPTMYVNQPWTIRQYAGFSTAADSNAFYRRNLQAGQKGLSVAFDLATHRGYDSDHPRVQGDVGMAGVAIDSILDMRQLFDHIPLDQVSVSMTMNGAVLPILALYVVAAEEQGVAPEQLAGTIQNDILKEFMVRNTYIYPPKPSMRIISDIFAYTSAKMPKFNSISISGYHIQEAGATADLELAYTLADGVEYIRAGIDAGMEVDKFAPRLSFFWAIGMNFFMEVAKLRAGRLLWSELVAKFEPKSAKSLSLRTHSQTSGWSLTAQDAYNNVARTCIEAMAATQGHTQSLHTNALDEALALPTDFSARIARNTQLLIQQESNTTRPIDPWGGSYYVEWLTHQLANRARAHIAEVETHGGMAQAISEGIPKLRIEEAAARTQARIDTGQQPVIGVNKYQVEEDHEVEVLKVENSRVRAEQIEKLRQLRADRDPAAVERALNELTRAAASSEGGMENNLLALAIDAARAKATVGEISDALEKVYGRHQAEIRTLSGVYRDEAGKVTNITTASELVEEFAEAEGRRPRILVAKMGQDGHDRGQKVIATAFADLGFDVDVGPLFQTPEEVAQQAADNDVHVVGVSSLAAGHLTLVPALRQALADVGRPDIMVIVGGVIPPGDFDELYQAGAAAIFPPGTVIADAAIDLLKKLAAELGHEIGTGAAESAAE, encoded by the coding sequence ATGACTACGCGTGAGATCAAGCACGTGATCGGCAATTTCGCCGAGGTGCCGCTCGACGAGCACGCGCCCGAACCTGCCGCGGTCGACGCCGCCCAGGTCGAGGCGTACGTGGCGGGCGCGGCGGCGGCCAACAACCACACGCCCGAGCAACTGGTGTGGTCGACCCCGGAGGGCATCGACGTGCCGCCGGTGTTCACCAAGGCCGATCGGGACGCCGTCGCCGCGGCGGGTTATCCGCTCGACAGCGTGCCGGGCGTCGCGCCGTTCGTGCGCGGCCCGTACCCGACCATGTACGTCAACCAGCCGTGGACCATCCGTCAGTACGCGGGCTTCTCCACCGCCGCCGACTCGAACGCCTTCTACCGCCGCAACCTGCAGGCGGGCCAGAAGGGTCTGTCGGTCGCGTTCGACCTCGCGACGCACCGCGGCTACGACTCCGATCACCCGCGCGTGCAGGGCGATGTCGGCATGGCGGGCGTCGCCATCGATTCCATCCTGGACATGCGCCAGCTCTTCGACCACATTCCCCTCGATCAGGTGAGTGTGTCGATGACGATGAACGGCGCGGTACTGCCGATCCTGGCGCTCTACGTCGTCGCGGCGGAGGAGCAGGGCGTCGCGCCCGAGCAGCTGGCCGGAACCATTCAGAACGACATTCTGAAGGAGTTCATGGTCCGCAACACCTACATCTATCCGCCCAAGCCCTCGATGCGGATCATCTCCGACATCTTCGCCTACACCAGCGCGAAGATGCCGAAGTTCAACTCGATCTCCATCTCCGGCTACCACATCCAGGAGGCCGGAGCCACGGCCGATCTGGAGCTCGCCTACACCCTCGCCGATGGCGTGGAGTACATCCGGGCGGGCATCGACGCGGGCATGGAGGTCGACAAGTTCGCGCCGCGGCTGTCGTTCTTCTGGGCCATCGGCATGAACTTCTTCATGGAGGTCGCGAAACTCCGTGCGGGTCGCCTGCTCTGGAGCGAGCTGGTCGCGAAGTTCGAGCCGAAGAGCGCGAAATCGCTGTCGCTGCGCACTCATTCGCAGACCTCGGGCTGGTCGCTGACCGCGCAGGACGCCTACAACAACGTGGCGCGCACCTGCATCGAGGCGATGGCCGCGACCCAGGGCCACACCCAGTCGCTGCACACCAACGCCCTCGACGAGGCGCTGGCGCTGCCGACGGACTTCTCCGCCCGCATCGCCCGCAACACCCAGCTGCTGATCCAGCAGGAGTCCAACACCACCCGGCCGATCGACCCGTGGGGCGGCTCGTACTACGTCGAGTGGCTGACCCACCAGCTGGCCAACCGCGCCCGCGCGCACATCGCCGAGGTGGAGACGCACGGCGGTATGGCGCAGGCGATTTCGGAGGGCATCCCGAAGCTGCGCATCGAAGAGGCAGCCGCCCGCACCCAGGCGCGCATCGACACCGGCCAGCAGCCGGTGATCGGCGTCAACAAGTACCAGGTGGAGGAGGACCACGAGGTCGAGGTCCTCAAGGTCGAGAACTCGCGGGTGCGCGCCGAGCAGATCGAGAAGCTGCGGCAGCTGCGCGCCGACCGCGACCCCGCGGCCGTCGAGCGGGCGCTGAACGAATTGACCCGTGCCGCAGCGTCTTCCGAGGGCGGCATGGAGAACAACTTGCTCGCGCTGGCCATCGACGCGGCGCGCGCCAAGGCCACCGTCGGCGAGATCTCCGACGCGCTGGAGAAGGTGTACGGCCGGCACCAGGCCGAGATCCGCACGCTCTCCGGCGTTTACCGCGACGAGGCAGGGAAGGTCACCAACATCACCACGGCTAGCGAACTCGTCGAGGAATTCGCCGAGGCCGAAGGCCGTCGGCCGCGCATCCTCGTCGCGAAGATGGGTCAGGACGGGCACGACCGAGGTCAGAAGGTGATCGCCACCGCCTTCGCCGACCTCGGTTTCGACGTCGACGTGGGCCCGCTGTTCCAGACCCCGGAAGAGGTGGCGCAGCAGGCGGCCGACAACGACGTGCACGTCGTCGGTGTGTCCTCGCTGGCGGCAGGCCACCTCACGCTGGTGCCCGCCCTGCGGCAGGCGCTGGCAGATGTCGGGCGACCCGACATCATGGTCATCGTCGGCGGTGTCATCCCGCCCGGTGACTTCGACGAGCTTTACCAGGCGGGCGCCGCCGCGATCTTCCCGCCCGGCACCGTCATCGCCGACGCGGCGATCGATCTGCTGAAGAAGCTCGCCGCCGAGCTCGGTCACGAAATCGGCACCGGCGCCGCGGAGTCCGCCGCGGAATGA
- the meaB gene encoding methylmalonyl Co-A mutase-associated GTPase MeaB, translating into MNEAGSASPRGGAARRTIDVDALATAVRNNERAALARAITLVESTRADHRALAQQLLLKLTPETHGSASAVLSNRVGITGVPGVGKSTFIDALGMYLIGKGHRVAVLAVDPSSTRTGGSILGDKTRMARLSVERDAYIRPSPTAGTLGGVAKATRETIVLLEAAGYDVILVETVGVGQSEVTVANMVDVFCFLTLARTGDQLQGIKKGVLELADLVAVNKADGKHEVEAKAAARELAGALRLIHPHDALWRPPVLTMSGLEGIGLDKFWDTVLKHRRVLTDAGEFDEKRRRQQVDWTWTMVHDQLLRRLADNPNVKAIRAQVEKQVREGTLTAALAAEEILDAFDTAGD; encoded by the coding sequence ATGAACGAAGCAGGTTCGGCTTCTCCGCGTGGGGGAGCCGCGCGCCGCACCATCGATGTCGACGCACTCGCCACGGCGGTCCGCAACAACGAGCGGGCCGCCCTGGCGCGGGCCATCACCCTGGTCGAGTCGACAAGGGCCGACCACCGGGCGCTGGCTCAGCAGCTGTTGCTGAAGCTGACACCGGAGACACACGGCTCCGCGAGTGCGGTGCTGTCGAATCGAGTAGGCATCACCGGCGTTCCCGGCGTCGGCAAGTCGACGTTCATCGACGCGCTCGGCATGTACCTGATCGGCAAGGGGCATCGGGTCGCGGTGCTCGCCGTCGACCCGTCCTCGACCCGCACCGGCGGTTCCATCCTCGGCGACAAGACGCGGATGGCGCGGCTCTCGGTGGAGCGCGACGCCTATATCCGGCCCTCGCCCACGGCGGGCACACTCGGCGGCGTCGCCAAGGCGACCCGCGAGACCATCGTGCTGCTGGAAGCGGCGGGCTACGACGTGATCCTGGTGGAGACCGTCGGCGTCGGCCAGTCCGAGGTGACGGTCGCCAACATGGTCGACGTGTTCTGCTTCCTGACGCTGGCCCGCACCGGAGATCAGTTGCAGGGCATCAAGAAAGGCGTGCTCGAGCTCGCCGACCTCGTCGCGGTGAACAAGGCCGACGGCAAGCACGAGGTAGAGGCCAAGGCGGCAGCGCGCGAGCTGGCCGGGGCGCTGCGCCTCATCCACCCGCACGACGCGCTGTGGCGGCCTCCGGTGCTCACCATGAGCGGACTGGAAGGCATCGGCCTGGACAAGTTCTGGGACACCGTGCTGAAGCACCGGCGGGTGCTCACCGACGCGGGCGAGTTCGACGAGAAGCGCCGCCGCCAGCAGGTCGACTGGACCTGGACCATGGTCCACGACCAGCTGCTGCGCAGGTTGGCCGACAACCCGAACGTGAAAGCCATTCGCGCCCAAGTGGAAAAGCAGGTGCGCGAGGGAACTCTCACCGCGGCGTTGGCCGCCGAAGAGATCCTCGACGCCTTCGACACCGCGGGGGACTAG
- a CDS encoding acyl-ACP desaturase, with the protein MARNLTQLELLMELEPVVAANIDRHLATAKEWCPHDYVPWDEGRNFAAMGGEDWDPGQSRLSEVAKVAMITNLLTEDNLPSYHRVISENFARDGAWGTWIGRWTAEENRHAIAMRDYLVCTRAVDPVALENDRMVHLTRGVHTPPGFGGVCDQIAYVTLQELATRVSHRTTGQVCDDPVADRMLQRIAADENLHMMFYRNVAGAAFDIDPDQAMESVTMVVKNFVMPGTGMPNWRRNGVLMVKHGIYDLRQHLDEVVMPVLRIWKIFKRNDFTARGERSREELGEYLDKLARDVVRFEEQRERILAREAARVG; encoded by the coding sequence ATGGCAAGGAACTTGACGCAACTCGAACTTCTGATGGAACTGGAACCGGTCGTCGCGGCCAATATCGACCGGCATCTGGCGACGGCCAAGGAATGGTGTCCGCACGACTACGTTCCGTGGGACGAGGGCCGCAACTTCGCGGCCATGGGCGGCGAGGATTGGGATCCCGGGCAGTCACGGCTCTCGGAGGTCGCCAAGGTCGCGATGATCACGAATCTGCTCACCGAAGACAATCTGCCCTCCTACCACCGCGTGATCTCCGAGAACTTCGCGCGCGACGGGGCGTGGGGCACCTGGATCGGCCGCTGGACCGCCGAGGAGAACCGGCACGCCATCGCCATGCGCGACTACCTCGTCTGCACCCGCGCTGTCGATCCCGTCGCGTTGGAGAACGACCGGATGGTGCATCTGACCCGCGGCGTGCACACGCCGCCGGGCTTCGGCGGTGTGTGCGATCAGATCGCTTACGTGACGTTGCAGGAGTTGGCCACTCGGGTCAGCCATCGCACCACCGGACAAGTCTGCGACGACCCCGTCGCCGACCGGATGTTGCAGCGCATCGCGGCCGACGAGAACTTGCACATGATGTTCTATCGCAACGTCGCCGGTGCCGCGTTCGACATCGACCCCGACCAGGCGATGGAATCGGTGACCATGGTCGTGAAGAACTTCGTCATGCCGGGCACCGGCATGCCGAACTGGCGACGCAACGGTGTGTTGATGGTCAAGCACGGGATATACGACCTGCGCCAGCACCTGGACGAGGTCGTGATGCCGGTCCTGCGCATCTGGAAGATCTTCAAGCGCAACGACTTCACCGCACGCGGCGAACGCAGCCGCGAAGAACTCGGCGAGTACCTCGACAAACTTGCCCGCGACGTCGTCCGGTTCGAAGAACAACGCGAGCGGATCCTCGCCCGCGAAGCGGCGCGGGTCGGTTAG